TTTAAAAAAGGATATCAACCCAGCGCCGTTGTGTCCACACCAATTGTCTTATTAACCAAGAAGAATGGATTAAATAGACAATACTATGAAGGTGCTTGGGATAGTCTGGACGGAATGCTAAAATCAGACGTTGTGTCGGAAAAAACAGTGTACAATTTTTCGTTTGATACAGATAAGAAAGACAATTTTGGTTATATCTATTCAGGGTTTATCGAAATTTCAACAAGTGGAAAATATCAATTTGAAACTACCTCGGATGATGGGTCACGATTATTGATTAATAATAAAATACTAATTGATAATGACGGGCTCCATGCCAGAAAAACCTTCGTAGAAACTATCCAATTGAAAAAAGGAAGACATCCCATTGAATTGCAATATTTTGAACGGGGCGGTCAGGAATATTTAATGGTTGAATGGTCCGGACCGGGAATTGAAAAGATGCAGATTCCGGCTAACTATTTTTACGTCGAAGATAAATGATATTCAGTTTTGCGAAGGATTGTCTATTTGAAAAAGAGCATCAATATTATTGATATCCCCCAAGCCCCCTTTAGAACGGGGGATTAATAGGGGCTCTTTTTATTTGTCTGGATGAAAATGTATTATAATCCTGAATTGAAGCAGCTTGCAAGAAACCTTAGAAATAACTCTACCTTAGCGGAAGTGTTATTGTGGAATGAACTCAAATAAAAACGGATGAGGGGTTATCAGTTTTATCGTCAAAAACCAATCTTAGACTATATTGTTGATTTCTATTGTTCCAAATTGGATTTGGTCATTGAAATTGATGGCATTAGTCATATTGGTGAAGAAGTTGAAGATAAAGAGCGACAATCTAAAATTGAAAATTTAGGGATAGAATTCTTGAGGATTCCTGATAATGAGGTCAAAGAAAATATGGATGGAGTTTACCAAGTGATAGTAGAATGGATTGAAATTCATGAATCAAACAAAAATTAGGGGCAAGACCCATCAGGTCTCCCTTGTCAAAGGGAGATTTAGAGGGATATCATAAATCAATGTGCCCCTTGTCAAAGGGAGATTTACCTGCCCGCCTTTGGCATTCAGGCGGGGAGGGATATTTAAATAATGAAGCCCCTTACCAAATGGGAATTAGTTCACGTATTAGTGTATTTTCGAGTTCTCTTTGTGAAGCTTTACCTCGGTTTACAAAAGTGAAATGATAATAAAAAGATGATAAAAATTTTAAAACTCAAGAACTGGTCCCCGCCAAAAAATTGGCAAGAAATTCAAACCATCGATGCACACACTGGCGGTGAACCACTACGGATCATCTTGAGTGGCTATCCCGAACTCACGGGAAATACACTCCTTGAAAAGCGAGCCGACGCGAGAGATAATCATGATAATATTCGCAAGGCGCTCATGTGGGAACCTCGGGGACACGCTGATATGTATGGCGCTATAATCGTTGCGCCAGATACTCCCGGTGCGGATTTTGGTGTAATCTTTATCCATAATGAAGGATATTCCACTGGATGTGGCCATGCTGTTATCGCATTAACAAAAGTAATCGTTGAAACCGGTCTAATCCCAATGACCAAACCAGAGACAGAAGTCAAAATGGATGTACCATCGGGGTTTATCCGAGCAGTCGCAGCAATTGAAAATGGAAAAGTCACCGGTGTTCGGTTTCAGAATGTTCCTTCATTTGTTCAAAAAATGGATTCTGAAATCGATGTCCCGGGTTTGGGAAAGATAAAATATGATTTAGCATTTGGCGGCGCTTTCTATGCTTTTGTGGATGTGGATCAGGTTGGTTTGGATTGTACGGAAGTCCACCAACAAGCATTAATTGAAAAGGGAATGATAATCAAACGTGCCATTGTAGAAAGTGTAAAAATGGATCATCCTACAGAACCGGATATGAACTTTTTATACGGCACCATTTTTACGGGACCGCCAGAAGACCCAAATCACCACAGCCGAAATGTTTGCATTTTTGCCGAAGGGGAAGTGGATCGAAGT
This DNA window, taken from Candidatus Neomarinimicrobiota bacterium, encodes the following:
- a CDS encoding proline racemase, which codes for MIKILKLKNWSPPKNWQEIQTIDAHTGGEPLRIILSGYPELTGNTLLEKRADARDNHDNIRKALMWEPRGHADMYGAIIVAPDTPGADFGVIFIHNEGYSTGCGHAVIALTKVIVETGLIPMTKPETEVKMDVPSGFIRAVAAIENGKVTGVRFQNVPSFVQKMDSEIDVPGLGKIKYDLAFGGAFYAFVDVDQVGLDCTEVHQQALIEKGMIIKRAIVESVKMDHPTEPDMNFLYGTIFTGPPEDPNHHSRNVCIFAEGEVDRSPTGTGVSARAAIHYARGEISVGEPITIESIIGSTFSVKVDEVTSFGKYDAVIPEVNGNAFITGKNTFWINPDDPLKDGFILR